A region of the Dehalococcoidia bacterium genome:
ACGTCCCCGAAGTCGATGAGGACCCAGCCGGAGTCGGCCTCGCCCTCGACATGGAGCGCGTTGACTCCTGCGGCCGCCAGGTCGCGGTCCAGCGTCTCCATCAGGGCGCGCATGTGCCGGACGTTCTGCGCCGTTGCGATCACGAAGTAGTCCGTGAAGTTAGCAACTCTGCGGATATCAAGCAGCAGCACCTCGTCGGCCTGGCGGTCCGTCAGAGCGTCGACTATCCGCTGGGCGAGGTCGGACGAG
Encoded here:
- the rsfS gene encoding ribosome silencing factor, with the translated sequence MTLAQDSSDLAQRIVDALTDRQADEVLLLDIRRVANFTDYFVIATAQNVRHMRALMETLDRDLAAAGVNALHVEGEADSGWVLIDFGDV